CGGCTGCAGGCAGGTCGACGAGCTCACCGTGCTCGCGCCAGGGCCGTGCGGTGACGGCGATGGTGGCACCGTCGGCGAGCAGGCTGCGGCAGCCGGTGAGGATGGCGGTGAACGCCGTCAGGAGTTCGTCGGTGGGGGCGTGGGCGAGGTTGCCGGGGGCGTTGCCGTAGGAGTCGTGGAACTTGAAGATCCCGGGTCGGCCGGTGTCGCGGGTGGCGCGGACCTGGCCGTGCAGGGAACCTCCGTAAGGCGGTGAGGTGAGCAGGAGCCGGGCGGGGCCGTGGCGTCGCGAGTCGACGAGGTCCGCGGCATGCCGACCGTCGCCCTGGTAGACGTGACCAGTGCCGGGCGCGCCCTGGGCGTAGGCGAGCTGCAGATTGCGCCGGGCGATCGGCGGCCACTGGGGTTCGAGTTCCACGCCGACGGCGTGGCGGTCGAGGTGGACGGCTTCGACCAGGGTGGTGCCGATGCCGCACATCGGGTCCAGGACGGTGTCGCCGGGGCGGGTGTAGGTGGTGACGGCGTGCCGGGCGATGGCGGGGAGCATCCTGGCGGGGTGCTCCATGGCCTCGGGCAGGTAGCGGTCCTTGCGCTGGGTACGGGAGTCCTGCTGGGCGGTGACCCACACGCTGGTGGGAAGCGAGGCCAGCGTGGCGTCGGGAGGTTCGGGCCGTGCTCCGGGCTCGCGCCGGTGCGGGTGGGTGGGAGTGGTCATCGGGATTCCTCCTCGGGCGGGTCGGTCCGGTTGTCGATCACGGGCGGGTGAGGACGAGGAGGTCGTTGTGCAGGACGGTGTGGACCGCGCCGTCGGGAGCGTCACCGGGACAGGTGCAGTCGGGACCGTGGTCGGTGGTGTCGGCGAGGGGCTGGAGACGGCTGGCCGTGGCAGTGGCCTCGACGGCGGCGATGTGCTGGAGGTAGGTGAAGCCGGCAGCCTGGGCATGGGCGGTCAGGGTCCCGGCGGTGTCCTGGCCGGGGGTCTGCCGCGAGCAGATGACCACGATCCCGCCGGGGCGCAGGGCGCGTTCGGCCGCGTCCAGGAGGGAGGCCAGCTCCCGGGGGCTGACCGGATCGTGCGGTGCAAGGACCGTCAGGGCGGCACGGGCAGCGATGCGTCCGCTCTGGGCGGCGAGGTCGCCGGGGGCAGGGGCGTTGCGGATGATCGCCAGACTGGCCAGTTCGGTGGCCTGCTCGTGCAAGTGTTCCTGGGTACGCCGACCCTGGTCGCTGCCGCGAACGAGGGCCAGGACCTTCCGTCCGCCCTGGACGGCGGCGATCAGAGCGGTGGCGTTGCCGGCGTCGGGGACGAAGACGATGTCGCCGGAGCGGGAGAAGGCGTCAGTGATCTGCCGGGCGAGGGCGAGCGGCAGCCGATTCGCGCAGGCTGCCGAGGTGGGCTCCTCGCAGCGGCGGCAGCAGCCGACCAGCGGCTCGGACAGCCACACCGACAGCGGGACCGGAGGCAGCGGATTGCTCTTGGCACGCAGGCCGGAGCCAGTACGGCGCTGGCCCCGGCGCGAGCCCGGCAGGGCCGGGACGGGGTCACCCGGGTTGACCGGACCTTCGGTCGAGGAGGCGGAGCGGGTGGGCTGATGCATGGCGGTGGGCCCGACGGCCGCCGCGAAGACGCTGACAGTTACCTGAAGCACGGATTCAGGCCGGATTCTGCCATCGTGTCCAGTAGTTCATATTTTAGAATCTTGTTGATCATGAATGGTCAGGGCCCACCACCACCAGCCCGACGACTGAGGAGCGCTTCGGTAACCCTCTGTACTCGACCGCCCGAGAAGGGTGCATCTGCGCCGATGGGTCCACTGCCCTTCCGACTGTGCCCGCCTGTTCGTTCGGCGGGACACGGCCGGAAGGGCAGTGCGCTACTTCACGGTGTT
The Streptacidiphilus albus JL83 genome window above contains:
- a CDS encoding TRM11 family SAM-dependent methyltransferase — encoded protein: MTTPTHPHRREPGARPEPPDATLASLPTSVWVTAQQDSRTQRKDRYLPEAMEHPARMLPAIARHAVTTYTRPGDTVLDPMCGIGTTLVEAVHLDRHAVGVELEPQWPPIARRNLQLAYAQGAPGTGHVYQGDGRHAADLVDSRRHGPARLLLTSPPYGGSLHGQVRATRDTGRPGIFKFHDSYGNAPGNLAHAPTDELLTAFTAILTGCRSLLADGATIAVTARPWREHGELVDLPAAVIGAGRAAGLVPVERCIALLAGVRDDHLVARGSFHQLRNIRNARAQGVPMHLIVHEDVLLFRYHSAPPATPGDGYGSVPATCGFAAGIVRDLQDIRPTTWPDAATWSSR